One region of Synechococcus elongatus PCC 11801 genomic DNA includes:
- a CDS encoding ribonuclease HII has translation MSPKTRLDTDFFGPGDRWQTVAGIDEVGRGCLFGPVVAAAVVLPEAAIAPLQQAGVTDSKQLSQQRREQLYPLICETAEAVAWGLSSVAEIERWNILQATFLAMRRALAKIDRPLSRCLIDGNQRLPKLELAQTSVVQGDRHCVTIAAASILAKVWRDRLLERLDDRYPDYGLRQHKGYGTAQHRQALLQFGPTPLHRPRFLRSLLQQPKQISLF, from the coding sequence GTGAGTCCCAAGACTAGGTTAGATACAGACTTTTTCGGCCCTGGCGATCGCTGGCAGACGGTCGCTGGGATCGATGAAGTCGGACGCGGCTGTCTGTTTGGTCCGGTGGTGGCAGCGGCGGTTGTGCTGCCCGAAGCTGCGATCGCACCCTTGCAGCAGGCTGGTGTCACGGACAGTAAACAACTCAGTCAGCAACGGCGGGAGCAGCTCTATCCGCTCATCTGCGAGACTGCTGAGGCAGTTGCTTGGGGACTGTCGAGTGTGGCAGAAATTGAACGCTGGAATATTCTGCAAGCCACGTTTCTAGCGATGCGGCGCGCCCTCGCCAAGATCGATCGCCCCCTCAGTCGTTGTTTGATTGACGGGAACCAACGCTTGCCAAAACTGGAGCTCGCTCAGACCAGTGTGGTGCAGGGCGATCGTCACTGTGTCACGATCGCGGCTGCCAGCATTCTGGCTAAAGTTTGGCGCGATCGCCTATTGGAGCGTTTGGATGATCGCTATCCCGACTATGGACTGCGCCAGCACAAAGGCTATGGCACCGCTCAACATCGCCAGGCCCTTCTGCAGTTCGGCCCTACTCCACTCCATCGCCCCCGCTTTCTGCGATCGCTCCTGCAACAACCAAAGCAGATCAGCTTGTTCTGA
- a CDS encoding Rne/Rng family ribonuclease — MPKQIVIAEQHRIAAVFAEDQIEEFIVAKGTHQIGDIYLGVVENVLPGIDAAFVNIGDSEKNGFIHVTDLGPLRLRRSAGAITELLAPQQKVLVQVMKEPTSSKGPRLTGNISLPGRYLVLMPYSSGVSLSRRIMSESERNRLRALSVLIKPAGMGLLVRTEADGVAEELIIEDLEALQRQWEQTLQLADSTPAPALLTRDDDFIQRVLRDMYDETVNRIVVDSHTGLKRVKQHLSTWGAGEITPGLLIEQYRDRSSILDYFRVNAAIREALKPRVDLPSGGYIIIEKTEALTVIDVNSGSFTRSATARETVLWTNCEAAAEIARQLRLRNIAGVIIVDFIDMDSRRDQLQVLEHFTRALRQDKSRPQISQLSELGLVELTRKRQGQNIYELFSTPCTACGGLGHVAHLPGEVGAQPLVRTSERPPVTTPVATTTPASASSNLVAPSNDSYLSPARSALARATGVPPLLNEATTTSELENNGDSYSSLGLLERSPQRRGRRRGGGRNASPSLPNTGINPEISASPGLAEALAATTRDSAPDREQESTGISRRPRRQPPEPPVIVAVELTPEEQELYAWMGASPLIRAETQPEPGQPVLVGVYAQESEKEAAIAAAKALYDQRSRHRRGGGDSGRPTLARDNRETTSSASSVSSTDSSSAAEPPTEQPSSVITEVAMTAVTEEVVVAPEPAPVEALPTPVEVAVASEATEAPALTSEPATPAPGRRRRRSSAQRESQD; from the coding sequence ATGCCCAAACAAATCGTTATTGCTGAACAGCACCGCATCGCAGCCGTTTTTGCCGAAGACCAGATCGAAGAATTCATTGTTGCCAAAGGCACTCATCAGATTGGCGACATTTACCTCGGCGTCGTTGAGAATGTGCTTCCTGGAATTGATGCGGCGTTTGTCAACATCGGCGACAGCGAGAAAAATGGCTTTATTCACGTTACAGATTTAGGCCCCCTGCGCTTACGGCGTAGTGCTGGCGCGATTACTGAGCTACTCGCACCCCAGCAAAAAGTGCTGGTCCAGGTGATGAAGGAGCCCACCAGTTCCAAGGGGCCCCGCCTGACTGGCAACATCAGTCTTCCCGGTCGTTACTTGGTGCTGATGCCCTACAGCAGTGGGGTCAGCCTGTCGCGCCGGATCATGTCCGAGAGTGAGCGCAATCGACTGCGGGCACTTAGTGTGCTGATCAAACCAGCGGGCATGGGTCTGCTGGTGCGTACCGAAGCCGATGGCGTGGCTGAAGAGCTGATCATTGAGGATCTGGAGGCGCTGCAACGGCAGTGGGAGCAGACTCTCCAGTTGGCCGATTCCACCCCAGCACCGGCCCTACTCACCCGCGATGATGACTTCATCCAGCGCGTGCTGCGGGATATGTATGACGAGACTGTCAACCGGATTGTAGTGGACTCCCACACGGGATTAAAGCGGGTCAAGCAGCACCTCAGTACTTGGGGAGCAGGAGAGATTACCCCAGGCCTGTTAATCGAGCAGTACCGCGATCGCAGTTCGATTCTCGATTACTTCCGAGTCAATGCCGCCATTCGGGAGGCACTCAAACCTCGGGTGGATCTGCCCTCAGGTGGCTACATCATCATCGAGAAGACCGAAGCTCTGACGGTGATTGACGTCAACTCCGGCTCATTCACGCGATCGGCCACGGCACGAGAAACCGTTTTGTGGACTAACTGTGAGGCAGCAGCCGAAATCGCTCGCCAGCTACGGCTGCGCAATATCGCTGGCGTAATCATTGTCGATTTCATTGACATGGATTCTCGCCGCGACCAGTTGCAGGTGCTGGAGCATTTCACGCGAGCCCTGCGCCAAGACAAGTCTCGGCCGCAGATTTCACAGCTCTCAGAACTCGGCTTGGTGGAGCTGACCCGCAAGCGCCAGGGTCAAAACATCTATGAACTCTTCAGCACACCCTGTACCGCCTGTGGGGGATTGGGTCATGTTGCCCATCTGCCGGGTGAAGTTGGGGCGCAGCCGCTCGTACGCACCTCCGAGCGCCCACCGGTAACGACACCTGTGGCGACAACCACCCCAGCGAGTGCCAGTTCCAATTTGGTGGCTCCCAGCAACGATAGTTATCTTTCGCCAGCGCGCAGTGCCCTAGCCCGAGCCACGGGCGTTCCACCCCTTCTGAACGAAGCCACCACTACCAGCGAGCTGGAGAACAACGGCGATAGTTACAGCAGCCTAGGTTTACTGGAGCGATCGCCCCAACGACGAGGGCGGCGGCGCGGGGGCGGCCGGAATGCTAGCCCTAGCCTGCCCAATACCGGTATCAACCCTGAGATCAGTGCTTCGCCCGGACTCGCTGAAGCGCTTGCCGCTACCACTCGGGATTCAGCCCCCGATCGCGAACAGGAATCGACGGGGATCAGTCGCCGGCCTCGGCGACAACCGCCCGAGCCACCAGTCATTGTGGCAGTTGAATTAACCCCTGAAGAGCAAGAACTCTACGCCTGGATGGGAGCTTCACCCTTGATCCGGGCTGAAACTCAGCCGGAGCCAGGACAGCCTGTGCTGGTCGGGGTCTATGCCCAAGAATCGGAAAAGGAAGCGGCGATCGCTGCAGCAAAAGCCCTCTATGATCAGCGATCGCGCCATCGTCGGGGTGGCGGTGACAGTGGACGCCCGACTCTCGCCCGCGACAACCGTGAGACGACGAGTTCTGCGAGTTCTGTATCCAGCACGGATTCGAGCAGTGCAGCAGAACCGCCTACTGAGCAGCCCAGCAGCGTAATAACCGAAGTAGCAATGACTGCTGTTACAGAAGAAGTTGTCGTCGCACCCGAACCTGCTCCAGTTGAGGCACTCCCCACTCCGGTTGAGGTTGCAGTCGCGAGCGAAGCAACAGAAGCCCCTGCTCTTACCAGCGAACCCGCAACTCCAGCTCCCGGACGGCGGCGGCGGCGGTCTTCGGCGCAACGTGAGTCCCAAGACTAG
- a CDS encoding TIGR03960 family B12-binding radical SAM protein, with product MSVAVETLLSPEILKPARYLGNELGAVHKPWEQASVRWSLTYPEIYEVGASNLGHIILYSILNAQPRQLCDRAYLPAADLAEKLRQTQTPLFAVESKRSLLEFDILGFSLSYELGATNILEMLSLIGAPLTWAERGDRTLGDPEGWPLIFAGGQTATSNPEPYAEFFDFIVLGDGEELLPEVGLIVEEGKRSQLSRTELLLDLAQVPGVYVPRFYDMAADGSVHPNRPDVPAKVLRRVATPIPAYSIGLVPHVETVHDRLTIEIRRGCTRGCRFCQPGMLTRPARDVEPEQVVEAIETGIRATGYNEFSLLSLSCSDYLALPAVGIEIKNRLQDENITLSLPSQRVDRFDDNIANIIGGTRKGGLTFAPEAGTQRLRDIINKGLTNEELLRGVKTAYEQGWDRVKLYFMIGLPGETDADVLGIAETVRWLQQECRGRKKKLGFNLTISNFTPKPHTPFQWHSVSTTEFKRKQELLAAEFKQIPNLKVNFTDVRISAMEDFVGRGDRRLSAVVRRAWELGAGMDAWWESLDKAYGAWTQAIAEAGLDWKYRQVETGEWNLFEGEESRDRALDAPLPWDHLDTGIDKRWLQEDLQKALEAAVVPDCSFDGCSHCGVCGVDFGHNVVVAPPAIPNFQGHFQPPTEKVQRLRIRFGKLGQMTLLSHLDLLRVFDRAVRRAKLPVAFSGGFHPSPRIVPANALPLGMSSEAELMDFELFQAIEPAEFQQRLATHLDPELPIYETAEVVLKSQAVTALLSRAEYDLWIEPEESVDVEALVASVLEADTVLVEQTTKSGKKVEVNLRERLHTLTRTEAGVLPQRLQATGGDSGFWLRYVGSCRNDGTLLRPEQVITLLQQVSGRSFQLRHAHRRSLHLD from the coding sequence GTGTCTGTTGCCGTCGAAACGCTGCTCTCGCCTGAAATTCTCAAACCGGCTCGCTACCTCGGCAATGAGCTGGGGGCTGTCCACAAGCCTTGGGAGCAAGCAAGCGTTCGCTGGTCGCTGACTTACCCGGAAATCTACGAGGTGGGTGCCTCCAACCTCGGCCACATCATCCTCTACAGCATCCTCAACGCTCAGCCGCGCCAACTCTGCGATCGCGCTTATCTACCGGCAGCAGATTTGGCTGAGAAGCTGCGCCAAACCCAAACGCCATTGTTTGCCGTCGAATCGAAGCGATCGCTGCTGGAGTTCGACATTTTGGGTTTCAGCCTCAGCTACGAACTGGGCGCAACCAACATTCTGGAAATGCTGTCGCTGATTGGGGCACCGCTGACTTGGGCAGAGCGGGGCGATCGCACCTTGGGCGATCCGGAAGGCTGGCCGTTGATTTTTGCCGGCGGTCAAACCGCAACCTCCAATCCTGAGCCCTATGCAGAGTTCTTTGACTTCATCGTCTTGGGCGATGGCGAGGAATTACTACCTGAGGTGGGGCTGATCGTCGAAGAGGGCAAGCGATCGCAGCTCAGCCGCACAGAGTTACTGCTAGATCTTGCCCAAGTCCCGGGTGTCTATGTGCCGCGCTTCTACGACATGGCGGCCGATGGCTCAGTGCATCCGAATCGACCCGATGTGCCCGCAAAAGTGTTGCGACGAGTAGCAACGCCGATTCCGGCCTATTCGATTGGCTTGGTTCCCCACGTTGAAACCGTGCACGATCGCCTGACGATTGAAATTCGGCGCGGCTGTACTCGCGGTTGCCGCTTCTGCCAGCCGGGCATGCTCACCCGTCCCGCACGGGATGTGGAACCAGAGCAAGTGGTCGAGGCGATCGAAACCGGTATTCGTGCCACCGGCTACAACGAGTTCTCGTTGCTCTCACTCAGTTGCAGCGATTACTTGGCACTACCCGCCGTCGGAATTGAAATCAAAAACCGCCTGCAGGACGAAAACATTACCCTGTCGCTGCCCAGTCAGCGGGTCGATCGCTTTGACGACAATATTGCCAACATCATTGGTGGCACGCGCAAGGGCGGCCTGACTTTTGCGCCAGAAGCGGGCACCCAACGGCTACGCGACATCATCAATAAAGGGCTGACCAATGAGGAGCTGCTGCGCGGTGTTAAAACCGCCTATGAGCAAGGCTGGGATCGCGTCAAGCTCTACTTCATGATCGGTTTGCCCGGTGAGACTGATGCCGATGTGCTGGGCATCGCCGAAACCGTGCGCTGGCTGCAGCAAGAATGCCGAGGCCGCAAGAAAAAGCTGGGCTTTAACCTGACGATTTCCAACTTCACGCCGAAGCCGCACACACCTTTCCAATGGCACTCCGTGTCCACCACGGAATTCAAGCGCAAGCAGGAATTGCTAGCGGCAGAGTTCAAGCAAATCCCCAACCTCAAGGTCAACTTCACCGATGTACGCATCTCGGCGATGGAGGACTTTGTCGGGCGAGGCGATCGCCGTCTATCTGCTGTGGTTCGCCGTGCTTGGGAACTGGGTGCCGGCATGGATGCTTGGTGGGAAAGTCTCGACAAAGCCTATGGCGCTTGGACGCAGGCGATCGCAGAAGCGGGATTGGACTGGAAATATCGCCAAGTTGAAACCGGCGAATGGAATCTGTTTGAAGGTGAGGAAAGCCGCGATCGCGCTTTGGATGCGCCGCTGCCCTGGGATCACCTCGATACCGGCATCGATAAACGCTGGCTACAGGAGGATCTGCAAAAAGCCCTCGAAGCAGCGGTCGTGCCTGACTGCTCGTTTGATGGCTGCAGTCACTGCGGCGTCTGCGGCGTCGATTTTGGCCACAACGTCGTGGTAGCACCGCCAGCCATTCCCAACTTCCAAGGGCACTTCCAACCGCCGACCGAAAAAGTTCAGCGTCTGCGGATTCGCTTTGGCAAACTCGGCCAAATGACCCTGCTCAGCCATTTAGATTTGCTGCGGGTCTTCGATCGCGCCGTACGGCGAGCCAAGTTGCCGGTGGCATTCAGCGGTGGCTTCCACCCCAGTCCGCGCATCGTGCCCGCCAATGCCCTGCCCTTGGGTATGAGTAGCGAAGCGGAGCTGATGGATTTTGAACTGTTCCAGGCGATCGAGCCAGCGGAATTTCAGCAACGGCTCGCGACCCACCTCGATCCAGAATTGCCAATCTACGAAACCGCAGAGGTTGTCCTCAAGAGCCAGGCTGTGACAGCGCTTCTTAGTCGCGCAGAGTATGACCTTTGGATCGAGCCAGAAGAGTCTGTCGATGTTGAGGCATTGGTTGCCTCAGTCCTAGAAGCTGACACGGTGTTGGTGGAGCAGACCACGAAGTCCGGCAAAAAAGTGGAAGTCAATCTGCGGGAACGGCTCCACACTTTGACTCGTACGGAAGCTGGGGTCTTGCCGCAGCGTTTGCAAGCAACCGGTGGCGACTCTGGCTTTTGGCTACGCTACGTTGGTTCCTGCCGCAATGACGGCACACTGCTGCGTCCTGAGCAGGTGATTACACTGCTCCAGCAAGTCAGCGGGCGATCGTTCCAGTTACGTCATGCCCACCGGCGATCGCTGCATCTGGACTGA
- a CDS encoding ABC transporter permease, whose translation MSALLILVNLILSFALKLNLGKQLWIASVRMVVQLLLVGYILEWVFSLQNPIWVIALALLMTSLASQSSVARTNRRFPQIYLNSFIAILAGSFLLTSLVVGGIIQVSPWYSPQYLIPLLGMILGNSLTGVSLALDRFMTDLVDQRDRVETLLALGATGWEAAHGLINTALRVGMIPTINSMMVMGIVSLPGMMTGQILAGASPQDAVRYQIIIVFAIAAGTAISTLCIILLAFRILFNQQDQLQLDRLRKVSS comes from the coding sequence TTGTCCGCCCTCCTAATTCTCGTTAACCTAATTCTCTCCTTTGCTCTCAAACTCAATTTAGGCAAGCAACTCTGGATTGCCTCAGTGCGCATGGTCGTGCAGCTGCTGCTTGTCGGCTACATCCTTGAGTGGGTTTTTAGTCTTCAAAACCCTATCTGGGTGATTGCACTGGCGCTATTGATGACCAGCCTCGCCAGCCAATCTTCTGTAGCACGTACTAATCGTCGTTTTCCCCAGATTTATCTCAACAGCTTTATCGCGATTCTGGCGGGTTCTTTTTTGCTCACTAGCTTAGTTGTTGGCGGCATTATTCAAGTTTCACCCTGGTACAGTCCTCAATACTTAATTCCCTTGCTTGGGATGATTTTGGGGAATAGTTTGACGGGTGTCTCCCTGGCTCTCGATCGCTTCATGACTGATCTGGTGGATCAGCGCGATCGCGTCGAAACGTTACTGGCTTTGGGAGCCACCGGCTGGGAAGCAGCGCACGGCCTCATCAATACAGCTCTACGGGTTGGCATGATCCCAACCATCAACTCGATGATGGTCATGGGAATTGTCAGTCTACCTGGCATGATGACTGGCCAAATTTTGGCTGGAGCTAGCCCACAAGATGCAGTCCGCTATCAAATCATTATTGTTTTTGCGATCGCTGCTGGTACAGCAATTAGTACGCTCTGTATTATTCTGCTTGCATTTCGGATTTTATTTAACCAGCAAGACCAATTGCAACTCGATCGCCTCCGAAAAGTTAGCTCTTAG